The Pyrus communis chromosome 14, drPyrComm1.1, whole genome shotgun sequence sequence GTTTTTGGGGTGGTTAAATTAATATTACCCCATCGCATGCAAACCGAATACCTAATTGAATCTTTGTCAATTTGTGCAACACCAAAACGCCAAACCAATAGCAAATTGAGCTCTATATATGTCATTTTCGTCTGCTTGAATCTTAGTGGAGGTAGATTCAAAACTGGTCATCAATGTTGTTTAAGGTATGAGTGGAGTTTcctaaaaattaaatcaatcaTTGAAGATATTCAGTGGCTGATTTCTTCGTTTGAGGCTATcaaataatttcataattttttagaAGTAAACTTTGTAGCTGATGTCTTAACTAGTTATGGTCTCTATTTACAAAATGTACATATTTGGAAGTACAAATGGCCGGCTTATTTAATTATTGATGAATCTACAATATTGAGAAACCCAGgtatgtgtgagtgtgtgtgtattttattttattttctaaacaaatgatattatttatactaagaggtAGCAAagtgggttaagcctcacaCTAGGCTAATcataataatatgatttgaaTTTGCCTTTGACGAGAGTCGAACGTAGAACCTTTcaattacaagtgaaaaggaatactgCAGTACCAACTGGTGTGTGAGTGTGTTATAATATTAGTGAATTTAGAATTTAGGGTTTAACTATAGGATACCATGTGAAATGAAACAAATAGTTCGAAAGTTTTCTAAACTAGTATCTACACATCCTTTTTTACCTCCTACACATCCCTTTCTATTTTTCTGCCgtcgaatcgaatgaattgagAAGAATAAATGATAGATATTAATGAAGAGTGTGTAAACAACATCAGCCTAAATGAATTGCACGCTTCCTTCGTATGAATAATTTTGGATTCTCatataataattgaaaaaatctcaactttcttaaTAGGGTAAAGTGCCGATTTAGTCCTTGAACTATCACCTCAATGAAAATTAGGTTCATGGATTGTTTTTGGATAAATTAAGTCCCTCAATTCATTAGAAATCGCTAATTTCATccatactattatattcaaagctattttatccaatttttcgtcaacttaagtcacttgacacattttagagtgtaataccatcattttttttttcacctataagcccttaacattttatataggttgcaaatctaatgtctaatttacccttcaaagttaactccatacactatttttttatgaaaaattacaaATCTACCCTCTAATGTGTATCACATGTAAGTAACATGACTTAAATTgatggaaaattgaatatagtagcttcgaatttaaattagggatgtaattggcagatttttataattcaaagactggtttttctgaaaaaaaatagtttagaaaTCTAATTTTCACTCAGGTGATAATTTAGAGACTAAATTAGTCGTTCACCCTTCTTAATAATATTATGAAAATGATAACAAAAATACAATCATAAAAGATGTTGAAATAGTTTCATGAGACCCTAACAACAAAAACATACAAAACAGGAAGATGCCCAAAATAACTAAATTTGGTTTTGATCCAcgagtaatgatattcatactatatttttgtatcatattttcataccaccttaggtgacatttgatgtagacagtcacatcatttgaattaatcaaaattttaaatttagttcattatttaataaactaataattaagaaaaattagttaattaaatgatgattgtggtatacgagtagtatttcttcattctttccttaggttttgcaaatttttcaaatgatgtggctgttcacatcagattccaactaaagtggtataaaaatatggtataaaaacatagtatgaataacattactctttgaTCCACCAAACGATCTCAAACTCCCGAAATTCGTCTTAGGTCGCCGCAAAGCAATGTATTTGATTCGTCATATTCTTATTTCAGAAAGGTATCTTGCACCATTAACTGACTTCGAAAACTCCAAAAGTATTATTCATCACAAAGAACACTATTCACATCGAAATTCGCCGATTTGAACTGCTCTTCTAATTCTACGTCAcattatttaaaaaatcaaatattacgATCCATAGTGTGACTCTTCAAACATCCCAAAGACGGTACATTACGAATCGAATTCAATTTTGGAGCTATCATACCATTGtaactacttataaatatatataagatTCCTTATTTTATGTATCTAGGATTCATTCTTTAAACACATCTCCTCAAGTATAAAGAAATTTCAAACCTAACACGTGAATAATACAGAACAGGTGATGTGGAACATGTGTTGCCTTTGGGCTTATACAAAGACCAACTCACTCTGATACtatgaaaaaagttgaaattccaccataaaattatatatcAATACGAGAAATAGTCCAACAAGTTATAAGATCCTTAATTTCTCACATACGTGATATTCTTGCTCTCAATAGTAAGCAAAAAGCAATTTTTTAGTCCTAACATATCAGAATACAGTGATTGGTTTATTGGTGAGGAAGTTATCCGCATGTATGGTTTCCAAAATGTGAAAGATTTTTACCAGAAAAAGAAATGTGAACTATCGATCGTGTTCCACAAGTCTCCACTTTACAATATAAACTTATAAACCAAGCATTGTGGAGATTAAAATATGTTAGTGAAGTAGTTGTTGTATTttatggaaaaggatcctcgctggATCTTTTTCTTGGGGATCCCATGATCGTGACCgtttatcgtgtatcgtgcggtcaattttcgttaagtactatttatatttgatttaaaatttaaaatgatttctaaccgcataatatacgatgaacggtcacGGTCATGGGATCTCCaagaaaaggatccggcgaggatcctttcCCGTATTTTATAATCTGCctggttcttttcttttgacacGTGTTATGGCCTCtgtgaatgagagatttgtTAGTGTGTTTAAAATACAGGACGGCACACCAATAATACAACTGGTTGTGATAAACCCTTTCTGTTCTTGCTAATTGTAACTTGTTACTTTCTTTTAAAGCCAAATCCTTTTGAGTTGGATCACACAATCTTTAACTCAGACCCCATTAGCTCACTTATTGTCCATGCCACAAACACCACTATTGTGCACTGTCTATTATCATTAATCTTACTATATTTATCAATCACTCAAAACCATTTTATTCGTTTTCTATTATCTAACTATACCGTCCACCAGGGTAGTGCTatttaaaaacacaaagctgACACATTTGGGGGCTCATTCTCTGATGAAAGTCGATTCACCATACGATGGTAGAGTTACCTCTATGAAACGAGAGATTCGCTCTTACACCAATTTATCAAGTGACAAACGTATATTTGATGTGTGATTTACTTTTCGAACACGTAGCAAACATCTGTTGTATGGGTGGTGTCTTTAGGGTTGTGCACTGGGTACAAGTTTCACACCGTGGCATGGATGGTATTTGCACTTCTGCTTTGGTGGGCTTATACTTCCAAAACCCAGCCACACAGATTCGAAAGAGACGAAGCCCATCTGACCCAAAATATTACCCAGTCCGACGGTCAGGCCCATTTTTAGACCAAATAGATTTAGGCCCACTTTTTctcaaaattactattttacccaCCAACCGGTGTGGCCAATTTCTCGGAAGCAACACAGTTTCGCCTTCTCCTCCAAAAAACCTTGCAAAACCCTTGAGGACAGCGAAATGTTTCGGACCCTTCTCCGACGGGCATCCGGGTCGGGCGGCCCAAGACCCGAGCCATGGAGGCTGACGGCGACGATGAGCTACTCGACGTCCAAGGACACCATGGCCAAGAAGGCGAAGAAGACCGGCAAATCCAAAAAAGATCCGGCAGCAGCCGCCGACGACGCCGTATCGGAGGTCGACGCGGCTCTCTCCGGCCAAAATTACCGCGCCCACCAGCTCCAAGCCGACGAGAAGGACCGGTCGCTCGATGTGGGACCCAACGGCCGTCCTCTGTTCACTTCCACTCCGACACTCTCTCAGCTCAGCCGCAAGGACACCTGCTCCTACTTCAAGCTCAAGTAAAACCCTTACCCTAATCGAAATCTGTAACGAAATCGATGTAGCTCTGTATCTATGTGTGTATTTATTGGAATGTGATTGCTTTTTGATTTGAAGGATGGAGGAATTGAACAATGTTTTGCCCGAGGGGTTGCCATTGGGGATGGTGAAGGAGTTCGAGGACGCAATGCAGAGCGCGGTGATCGTCCGCCAGAGCTTTCTCGATCTTCGTGACAATTTTCGAAGGATCGTGGACCCGCCGTTGGACTCGGTTAGCAGCAAAGGTGCGTGCTTTGTGTTCCGTTGATTGATGCATAATGCATTACTTGTTTAGAGCTGGTAAAGTTTGAGACTAATGCTTTTATTCGGCACAGTTGAAAAGGATTGTTTTTTGTTGTAGCATATTATGATCTATCTCGATTTTAAAGTTCCGATTTTGATATCTATAGATGTCCAATGGCTGATTATGCTAGAAAATTGTTAGTCATTGGAGTAGGAAACTAGGAAGCTAGAAAGTTTCATAAATTTTTTAGATTTCTTAATCTGACAAGGCCTCGTTATGCTTTTTATAGATTCTGATATTGCTTTATAGTTAATTGATGCTGTAATTCGTACTTAGTACAGTTGAATATGATGGGTTTTATGTTGTAGCTCAGTATGATCTAACTCCATTTTAAAGACCCAATTTTGATTAGTATAGATTTCCAAGGGTTCATAACTTCATAATTCATGTACTAGAAAATTGCTAATCACTAGGGTTGAAAATGAGGAGGCTAGGAAATTGGATAAATATCTTGGATTGCTTAGTTTGGCAAGGCCTCATATGCTTTTCATTGTTTCCAATGTCCCTTTATAGATAATCGACGTTGCAATGCATACTTTAGTTTCACGTACATGTTGAATGATGGATCATGTGTAAGATGCCCTTATCCATGTTTTCCTTTTCAGGTAAAAAAGCTCAAAAGCAGATTGTCTTGGACGGTCCTGTAAGCTGCGGAAAGAGTATTACTCTTGCAATGTTAGTTCAATGGGCTCGTGAGGAAGGTTGGTTGGTTTTATATGTTCCGAGAGGCAGGGAGTGGACTCATGGAGGATTCTTCTATAAAAACCCACAAACAGGTCTTTGGGACACGCCTGTTCAGGCTGAAAATATTCTGAAGGTAAGATTGTGGAGCTTTCTTTTCTGTATTATAACATGCTGTTGCCTTAAATACGATCGGTAGTCTCTGAGTACCTTTGAAGGGATTAAATTTTGACAAATAAGAATAGTCCATAAATCTCGGATTATGTGCTCTTGATCATCTCCATGGCTTTGTATTCatcttttttgtcattttgttcCAGGATTTCCTGAAATATAACGAATCCCATTTAAAACAATT is a genomic window containing:
- the LOC137714909 gene encoding uncharacterized protein produces the protein MFRTLLRRASGSGGPRPEPWRLTATMSYSTSKDTMAKKAKKTGKSKKDPAAAADDAVSEVDAALSGQNYRAHQLQADEKDRSLDVGPNGRPLFTSTPTLSQLSRKDTCSYFKLKMEELNNVLPEGLPLGMVKEFEDAMQSAVIVRQSFLDLRDNFRRIVDPPLDSVSSKGKKAQKQIVLDGPVSCGKSITLAMLVQWAREEGWLVLYVPRGREWTHGGFFYKNPQTGLWDTPVQAENILKDFLKYNESHLKQLLCQILDPIPLGEGAGVGWMRDGTDSMAMPEGSTLYDLVNSGIRHTHAAVGVVVHLRKELSLVKNIPVLIAIDQYNNWFTFSEYEEPVTVRSTRPIHAKELATVKAFRSMRNDDMMVGAFSHSTAVGKLRQDLPDVPVDARVNLSRYTLDEAAAVCHYYLRQRLIRREAFTEENWKKVYYLSNGNGAEMRWLVPLMRADS